The following is a genomic window from Bacteroidales bacterium.
TAAAATTTGGAAACTTAAAATTCCTAGATTATCAATAAATAATTGTAAAAAACTTGCCGAACAATTTGACCTTACAGGTGGCGAAATTGATAATATTATTCGTAAAATCGAAATGTATGAAATAATGCATACAGATAAAGTAAGTTTTGAAAAGATTGCCGAGTTTTGTAAAGACGAAAGATGGCAATTAGAAAATGAAAGAAAAAAAGTAGGGTTTTAATATACAATACTTATATGTAAAATAAATCTACAAATACTTGACTTTTGAAAATTTAACAATTATATTTGTATCGAAAAAACGCGGAAACCGAAAAGCGTTACGAGTAGGTGGAATTTAAAAAATAACATTTATGAAAAAAGGAAAGATAAATGTAGAGCTTGAATATAGATTATATAATTCTTTACATTCCTCTTTTTTTGATTTAATAAAAGGAAATGATGAAGTACAACAAACAAAAGGGCTAGCTTTAATATTAGCTTCACATCAAAAAGTATTATATAATTTTTTAAATATTCCAGCAATTAAAGATAAGACAAATTTTAATTTTGATAAGGCAATTATTAATTCAGAATTAATTTCTGATACGGATAAAAAGAAGCGAGCAGACATTGTAATCAGATTATATAGAAACAACATTCCGGTGCAAGCTTTTGTTATAGAAGCAAAAAGCATAAATAAATCACATTCTACCAGACAAGTAGTCGAACAAATTAATGAATATATTAACAATAAATTGTTTAGCGCTCTTAATCCTTTCAAATCAAATGTAATAGGTGTTGTGTTAACAAAATATAATACTATTTTACCTAAAGGAAGTAATTTAGTTTGCTTTACATGGTCTGATGTAATAAATTTTCTTGAATGTAGTCGAGAAATAAATAAAATAACAAACGATTATTATTATTATTTAACTAAAATTAAAGGAAGTATGAAATATTATGAAGAAGAGGTTCTGTCGATACCTACAAATGAAGCTAGTAATACATTAGCTAATGAATATCCTCATATTTATGAGTGCCCTAATAGAGGTCGCTATATTGTAAAGTCAAAACCTTTGTATTTAACATTTAGGAAATCGGGAGGTGGTGTGATGGAAAAATTATTTGGTATAGATGAGATTATTATTTTAAATCCAAATAAGGATTTAGCGGATTTTTTAAATGATGACAACTATAGTGAAGATGTTAGGAATAGAATTAAAGAGTATTGCGAAAGAATTAAATTAGATGCTGATGAGGAAAAACAGTTTTTTGTTTTATCACCAAATAATATTATAAATTTACCTCATAAGCCAAAACCTCAAAAAAATAATAGTTATAGAAAATATTATACATTAGCTTCACTAATCAACAATACCAAATGAAACTCTTCACAAAGTCTCGTTTTAAACTTTGTTTAGATTGTCCAACAAAGTTATATTATCAAGATAGAGAGGCTAAATACGATAATCTTAAAAAAGAAGATGCTTTTCTTGAAGCTCTTGCAGAAGGCGGTTATCAGGTTGGTGAGCTTGCAAAATTATATTATCCTGATGGTTATAATATTACTGAAAGAGGCTACGACATTCCATTAGAGAAAACTAACGAATTATTAAAAAAAGAAAATGTTGTAATTTTTGAAGCAGCAATTAGATACAATAATTTTTTTATCAGAGTTGATATTCTTGAGAAAAAAGCTAATACAATAAATTTAATTGAGGTTAAATCAAAATCTTACAGCGATGAAGATTCAGATTTTAAACCAAATAATCCTTATGTCCAAGATGTTGCTTTTCAAACTTATGTAATGAAAAAGGCTTTTCCACAGTGGAAAATAAATTCTTTTCTAATGTTAGCCGACAAGTCTAAAGTTGCAAGTATTAACGGGTTAAATCAAATGTTTAGACTTGTCAAAAGCAATGATGGACATACAAGCGTTTTTCTAAACAAAGAAATGATTGCCAAACATGGAATTGGTGAGCCTATTCTGTCAAAAGTTGACGTGGGCGAAGTGGTTGATGAGATATTAAATGGTTTTGATGACGAACTTAGTTTTGAAGAAAAAATTACAAATTGGGCTGACTTACATTCTAAAGAGCAAAAAATAGAATCAAATCTTTCTTACAGATGCTTTAATTGCGAATTTCAAAGTGATAATTTATTAAGGTCGGGATTTAGAGAATGCTGGTCAAAGCATTATACTTGGGCTGATGATGACTATACTAAACCGAAAATGTCAGAAATATGGAATTTACATTATACAAAAAAAGAAAAACTTTTTGAAGAAGGAATTTTCTTTTTAGAACAAGTAGAAAAAGCAGATTTAGGAGATTTTAATAATACTTCAATAGAATTATCTGGCAGAGAAAGGCAATGGCTGCAAGTAGAAAAATATAAAACTAAAGATTTTACACCTTTTATTGAAGTTGATGGCTTGAGAAATCAAATGCAGTATTTCACATATCCATTACATTTTATAGATTTTGAAACTTGTATGGTAGCAATTCCTTTTTATAAAGGGCAAAGACCTTACGAGCAAATTGCTTTTCAGTTTTCTCATCATGTAATGCATAAAACAGGACAAGTAGAACATAAAACTGAATTTATTGAAATTGAAAGAGGAAAGTATCCTAATTTTGATTTTTTAAGAGCTTTAAAAAAAGCATTAGAAAATGATGAGGGAACAATTTTTAGATATGCTGCTCATGAAAATACAGTTTTAAATCAAATTTTGAAACAAATTGAAGGTACTGATATTGAGAATTTACCAGATAAAGATGAATTGATAAATTTCATTAAATCAATAACTTGTAATAAGAAAACTAAGCATGAAGGAGATAGAAATATGGTTGATTTATTGTGTCTTGTAAAAGATTATTACTATCATCCAAAAATGAAAGGCTCAAATTCTATAAAGGTAGTTTTACCAGCAGTGATAGAATCTGATTATATAAAAAATAAGTATTCACAGCCAATAGGTAAAATAAACATTACAAGCAAAAATTTTCCTGACGATATGGTTTGGTATAGACTTGATGAAAATGGACAAGTTATTGACCCATATAAATTATTAAGTCCTGTATTTAATGATATTATTATTTTAGGTGATGATGCCGATGAAGACGAAACTGTAGCAAGTGGTGGAGCTGCAATGACAGCATTTGCAAGAATGCAATTTGCAGAAATGCCCGAAAACCAAAGAAATACAATTATTGAATCTTTAAAAAGGTATTGCGAATTAGACACTCTCGCTATGGTAATAATTTATGATTATTTTAGAAACCTTACAGGAATATAATCTCCACTCAATCCATTAAAAATAAACATCACGACACATTTTGTCGCTAAGTTTAAATGTATTTGACAAATATTACAAATTATATCTAAAAAGATTACATTATTAATTAATCGCCACCTAAAAAAAGTTATAAACACCTATTTACCAATAACTTACAACAACTTTTTCTTTGAAATTATTGCCATATTTTGTACTTTTATGGCATAAAAAGCGGCAAATAATGTAATAAAAATTTAATATGCAGTTAAAAAACTTTGTAGTATAAATTTTGTAAATTTGGCTTGCGAATACAGCTTAATTCCTTTCAAAACGATAAAAGATAAAAAACAGATTTTAACATAAGCTATCTGATTGGTGCTAAAAAAGTGGAAAAAAACACATTTTTAGTACCAATAATGTGATTTTTTTACATATCTTTGCAATCAAAATAGAATTTATACTTATGCAAAGAAAATTATTAGAACAATTAGTAGAGTGGAAAAATAGTAAAAAACGCTTGCCTTTGCTATTAGAAGGCGCTCGACAAGTTGGCAAGACCTATCTTCTAAAAATACTTTTTGGAGAAAAGCATTTTAAAAAAGTAATACATGTTAATTTTGAAAAAGCAGATTCAGAGTTAATCAATTTATTTGAAGGCAATATTCAGCCTCAGCGTATTATTAGTTATTTGGCTTTAAAATTTAACACCATTATAAATCAAGACGACACCTTGATAATTTTTGATGAAATTCAGGAAGTGCCTCGTGCATTGACTTCATTAAAATATTTTGCAGAAGATGCACCTGAATATTATGTTGTAGCTACAGGAAGTTTGCTTGGCATCGCTTTGCATAGTGGGACATCATTCCCTGTTGGGAAAGTTAATAGATTACGCTTGTATCCAATGGATTTTGAGGAATTTTGTTGGGCAAACAATATGCAAAACCAAACAGAAGAGGCTCATAATGCAATAAAATTATTAAAAAAGCCACTAATAACAAGCGGGTTCAAAGATGTTTTTCAGCAATATCTAACAATAGGAGGAATGCCTGCTGTAGTATCAGAATGGATTGAAAATAAAAACCTTGATACTGTGGAAATGATTCTAAAAAACATTCTTGCCGACTACAAAGATGACTTCAGCAAACATACAAGTAACGCAGAATCAAGAAGAATAAGTAATTTATGGCAAAGTCTGCCACAGCAATTCGCTAAAGAAAATCACAAATTTTTTTACAAAACAATTGAACCATCAGCACGAGGACGCGATTATGCTTTTGCACTTGATTGGTTGAGTGATGCAGGATTGATTTACAAAGTAAATAACACTGCTTACGGCGACAAATTGCCTCTGTCTTTTTATGCAAACAACTCAGATTTTAAAATTTATGCTCTTGATGTTGGTGTGTTGCGACAGTTAGCAAGTTTGCCAAGCTCAGTTGTTATTGGCGATGATAATATTTGGTCAAATTTTGGCGGTGCTTTTGCTGAAAATTTTGTTTTACAACAATTGCGTTCTCTTGGCTTTAACGAAGCATACTATTGGACAAGCAATGCTAACAATCCAAAACAACCCAAAGGAAAAAGCGAACTTGATTTTATTATTTCAGACAAAAATACAATTTATCCAATTGAAGTAAAATCAGGAGAACAAGTAAAAGCACAAAGTTTGAGAGTATTCCGCGAGAAATATAATCCAAAACTAAGCATTCGTTTTTCTCTCAAAGAGTTAGAATACAATAATGGGCTTTTAAACATCCCGCTTTATTATTCATTTTTATTTAATGACTTGATAAAACAAAAAGAAAATTTATCAATTTCTGATTTTGCATTTAAGGATAATGATTAGCATTAATTAATTTAATTTTACAAGTTACTAAGAGTTAATTATGCCGACATGCCTGCAAAATTTCCGTTTTTTAGAATTCACAACTTTATCAAAACTTTCAAAAATTAAAAGTTTTGATAAAGCAAAGCGTAATTAATTGAGTAATAAGTAAATACATTCAGCTAATTTGCCAATTTAACCGAGCTTATTAAAACATTGATGCTAAAAAAGTGGAAAAAAACACATTTTTAGTACCAATAATGTGGCTTTTGGTAGCGTTCTAAAAAATGTGTAATTTTCAGGATACTACATATTTTTCAAACATTTTTGACTATTACACTCAATTTTGTATTAATTAAATGAGTATATTTGTGTTTAAATAGGCGAAAAAATGAAAATAACCGAAAAACACAAAATAAAACATGCCATATTGTGGTAACAACAAGTTAAAAATAAGCTAAAAATCAAATTTTACAAATAATTAATGCTGCATTTACTAATTATTAAATCTACCACTAAAAAATTTACATAATTTATTTTTAAATTAAAAAATAAATTATTAACTTTGTTGGATATTTTAATTAAGCAATTATTAACTCACTAAACAACAGCATTTTGAAACGTAATATTTTAATTCTGTTTTTTACAATCCTATCACATATAGGGTTGGCACAG
Proteins encoded in this region:
- a CDS encoding DUF2779 domain-containing protein, which codes for MKLFTKSRFKLCLDCPTKLYYQDREAKYDNLKKEDAFLEALAEGGYQVGELAKLYYPDGYNITERGYDIPLEKTNELLKKENVVIFEAAIRYNNFFIRVDILEKKANTINLIEVKSKSYSDEDSDFKPNNPYVQDVAFQTYVMKKAFPQWKINSFLMLADKSKVASINGLNQMFRLVKSNDGHTSVFLNKEMIAKHGIGEPILSKVDVGEVVDEILNGFDDELSFEEKITNWADLHSKEQKIESNLSYRCFNCEFQSDNLLRSGFRECWSKHYTWADDDYTKPKMSEIWNLHYTKKEKLFEEGIFFLEQVEKADLGDFNNTSIELSGRERQWLQVEKYKTKDFTPFIEVDGLRNQMQYFTYPLHFIDFETCMVAIPFYKGQRPYEQIAFQFSHHVMHKTGQVEHKTEFIEIERGKYPNFDFLRALKKALENDEGTIFRYAAHENTVLNQILKQIEGTDIENLPDKDELINFIKSITCNKKTKHEGDRNMVDLLCLVKDYYYHPKMKGSNSIKVVLPAVIESDYIKNKYSQPIGKINITSKNFPDDMVWYRLDENGQVIDPYKLLSPVFNDIIILGDDADEDETVASGGAAMTAFARMQFAEMPENQRNTIIESLKRYCELDTLAMVIIYDYFRNLTGI
- a CDS encoding AAA family ATPase; this translates as KIWKLKIPRLSINNCKKLAEQFDLTGGEIDNIIRKIEMYEIMHTDKVSFEKIAEFCKDERWQLENERKKVGF
- a CDS encoding ATP-binding protein; this translates as MQRKLLEQLVEWKNSKKRLPLLLEGARQVGKTYLLKILFGEKHFKKVIHVNFEKADSELINLFEGNIQPQRIISYLALKFNTIINQDDTLIIFDEIQEVPRALTSLKYFAEDAPEYYVVATGSLLGIALHSGTSFPVGKVNRLRLYPMDFEEFCWANNMQNQTEEAHNAIKLLKKPLITSGFKDVFQQYLTIGGMPAVVSEWIENKNLDTVEMILKNILADYKDDFSKHTSNAESRRISNLWQSLPQQFAKENHKFFYKTIEPSARGRDYAFALDWLSDAGLIYKVNNTAYGDKLPLSFYANNSDFKIYALDVGVLRQLASLPSSVVIGDDNIWSNFGGAFAENFVLQQLRSLGFNEAYYWTSNANNPKQPKGKSELDFIISDKNTIYPIEVKSGEQVKAQSLRVFREKYNPKLSIRFSLKELEYNNGLLNIPLYYSFLFNDLIKQKENLSISDFAFKDND